The following DNA comes from Verrucomicrobiales bacterium.
ACGCCTTGGCGCGGATAGCCAAGAAGCATCGGCTCATTCTAATCGAGGACGCTGCGCATGCGCACGGAGCCAGTTATCGGAACAAACCTGCTGGCTCGCTTGGCGCACTGGGGTCTTTCTCCTTTCAGTCCAGCAAGAATCTGACGTCGGGAGAAGGGGGCATTATCACGACGAACGACGATGCCATGGCGGAAGTCTGTCGTTCTCTGCACAACTGCGGTCGGATTCCTTCGGGCAGGTGGTATGAGCATCATCTTCTGGCCGCGAACTATCGTTTGGGAGAGCTGCAAGGTGCGGTGCTGAACAGCCAGCTTGAGCGGCTGGAGGATCAGACTGAGACCCGAGATCGCAACGGACAGTGGCTTGCCGGTCGCATTAGCCGGATTCCCGGGGTGCACCCCCAACACCGGCCGGCGAGCTGCACCCGCCATAGCTATCATCTCTTCATGCTCAGGCTGGATGGCGAGGTCTTTGGGGCCCCGCGCTCGGCCGTCGTGCAGGCCCTCAAGGCTGAAGGGGTGCCCTGCTCGGCCGGCTACGCCATCTCCCTGCATCGGCAGCCGATGTTCCGCAACAAGGCCTTTGGACCTTACCTGAACGGGGTCCGGTCGAAACTCAACTATCGGAAGACGGACTGCCCGAACAGCGATCTGATCTGTGAGCGGCAGGGGATCTGGATTGAGCAGCGCGCCTTCTTGGGCAGCCGCAGGGACATGGAGGACATCGCGCGCGCGTTCGAGAAGATTTATGAGAATCGGGACGCACTGCTGAGCTGGTCCCGTCGACAGCCAAATTCCTGACTTTGTCCTGGTCCTCCATGAACACATGAGTTCTGCGATTGGGTTTTTGAACAAGCACGTGGTGCCGCCGCTGAACGCCCTCAGCGACAATCTGTATCTGTCGGCGATCCGAGCAGGTATGGTGGCGATCGTGCCACTGACCATTATCGGCGGTCTGTTCATGGTGATCTCCTTTCTGCCGGTTTCGGGTTGGGACAAGTGGGTGGAGCCCTATTTGCCCATCCTGCAGATTCCGGTAACAGCGACGTTTGGTTTGCTCGGAGTCTTTGTCTGCTTCGCCATCGCCTATGATTTTGGGAAGCGGCTCCAGCAGGAGCCGATGGTCAGCGCCTCCATGGCCACGCTAATCTTCCTCATGCTCCAGCTGGAGACCAAAGGGCAATCCTTGGTCATGGATGGGCTGGGATCCAAAGGCTTGTTCACGGCGATCCTCATCGCGCTGATCTCGGTTCGGGTTCAGAAGTTTTTCTCCGACCGAAACCTGGTCATCAAGATGCCCGAGAATGTCCCGCCCGTGGTCTACGAGTCCTTTCTGTCGTTGATCCCGATGTGTTTCTTGGTGGTGGTCTTCTGGCTGATTCGTTTCGGGCTGGGGGTGGACATCAATCAGTGGGTGCAGACGGCGTTCACCCCCTTACTCTTCGCCCTGAACACTTTACCGGGCATCCTGGTGTATGCCTTTTTGGTGACCCTTTTGTGGTCGGTAGGGATCAATGGCGATAACACCATGGATGCGATCGTCGCTCCCATCTTTCTTCAATATC
Coding sequences within:
- a CDS encoding DegT/DnrJ/EryC1/StrS family aminotransferase; translation: MSVPGKLALLGGAPLRRRPFTRWPIFGRADEQRLLRCLRSGKWGKLDGAEVADFESDFAAMHGCRHGIGVVNGTVSLRLGLMAAGLQAEDEVIVPTYTFYASASAVIEANAVPVFADIDLNTFNLDPRSVEAVVTRRTRAIIAVHFAGQPAEMNALARIAKKHRLILIEDAAHAHGASYRNKPAGSLGALGSFSFQSSKNLTSGEGGIITTNDDAMAEVCRSLHNCGRIPSGRWYEHHLLAANYRLGELQGAVLNSQLERLEDQTETRDRNGQWLAGRISRIPGVHPQHRPASCTRHSYHLFMLRLDGEVFGAPRSAVVQALKAEGVPCSAGYAISLHRQPMFRNKAFGPYLNGVRSKLNYRKTDCPNSDLICERQGIWIEQRAFLGSRRDMEDIARAFEKIYENRDALLSWSRRQPNS
- a CDS encoding PTS sugar transporter subunit IIC, with translation MSSAIGFLNKHVVPPLNALSDNLYLSAIRAGMVAIVPLTIIGGLFMVISFLPVSGWDKWVEPYLPILQIPVTATFGLLGVFVCFAIAYDFGKRLQQEPMVSASMATLIFLMLQLETKGQSLVMDGLGSKGLFTAILIALISVRVQKFFSDRNLVIKMPENVPPVVYESFLSLIPMCFLVVVFWLIRFGLGVDINQWVQTAFTPLLFALNTLPGILVYAFLVTLLWSVGINGDNTMDAIVAPIFLQYLASNVEATAQGQPLPYITALGFFTTFVNVGGTGATLALALIMMNSKEPSFRKVSRLSLPTQVFQINEPIFFGFPIVLNPIFMVPYVLNALILTAGTYLLMSWNIIQKPFVNVPWTTPPIIGHYLVTNGDWRAAVWGVVSLLIAMAVYYPFAKVAERQRLQAAARGAAEAGGNS